In one window of Nothobranchius furzeri strain GRZ-AD chromosome 11, NfurGRZ-RIMD1, whole genome shotgun sequence DNA:
- the ndufs6 gene encoding NADH dehydrogenase [ubiquinone] iron-sulfur protein 6, mitochondrial codes for MGIARHCSVVLYLADTTLGKQFLTKYVLRSVTSRAVVDMAAAICRVLSFSRNTKVLVSPLRFTAAPAHQYNVDVSSTGEPITHTGQVFDVNDPRRVRFVGKHKEVNTNFAIKLVAEEPVSYVETRVISCDGGGGALGHPKVYINLDKDTKVGTCGYCGLQFKQKHHH; via the exons ATGGGTATAGCTCGTCATTGCAGCGTTGTTTTGTACCTGGCAGACACTACTCTGGGCAAACAATTTCTCACAAAATATGTTTTGCGCTCTGTAACGAGTCGGGCTGTTGTCGACATGGCGGCTGCTATCTGCAGAGTTCTGTCCTTCAGTAGGAATACTAAGGTGCTCGTTTCACCTTTGAGGTTCACTGCTGCGCCTGCCCACCAATATAACGTAGATGTTTCAAGTACCGGTGAGCCTATAACTCACACCGGCCAG GTGTTTGACGTAAACGATCCCAGAAGAGTCAGGTTCGTTGGGAAACACAAGGAG GTGAATACTAACTTTGCCATTAAGCTGGTGGCAGAAGAGCCAGTGTCTTATGTTGAGACCAGAGTGATCTCTTGTGATGGAGGTGGAGGAGCTCTCGGACACCCGAAAGTCTACATAAACTTG GACAAAGACACAAAAGTGGGCACATGTGGATACTGTGGACTGCAGTTCAAGCAGAAGCATCATCACTGA